From Novosphingobium decolorationis, one genomic window encodes:
- a CDS encoding TonB-dependent siderophore receptor has product MRISRYFTGRSRRSAARGHALVAGLLGCTALSTPALAQEPAERDPASEIVVTGSLDALPVADVGSVFGFDKTIVETPRSASTVSAEQMERFGITEIYDLVAQSPGTFTNSFFGVGGALDIRGTPGEVYFRGVRRLDNPGNYPTPIAAADRVDIVRGPASPIYGPSKTGGYINFVPRSARAQGGAFMASPEGKIGLTLGSWNKTDLTAQIRGPGHIGTQEFGYSLYAEVEDSGSYWDNMSTNQTILQAAFDTDLTPDLRLEFGGMYHRFRGQQNGGWNRLTQDLVDDGTYITGNAISLDTDGDGQMSVEEINAAVPGGLSIFGGFACGGGVFADSITDACYTSSPNNLLNLQNTGTTTLSRRKTLTGKDDRLDNNATTLYADLIWTGPGDIEIKNQAFYDSYENINENAYGFSQLHDSWVFEDKIVVSKTFESSAGTFAFQFSPSIRYTSFEHGEDFNYEYFHRVDLTQGYDPASDRLLSTECDCNYTSYVDGHYTDVAFAALTDLDFAFGLDVTLGARYDHVKAKSTSDIGRMEAAQVASDRADGIPDSASGSKGAWSWSASANYKLPLGLVPYATIARQSVVIAGQGAEIAVSNIAGDTFITASKLYEGGIKGSWLDDTLYAAISVYKQERTDYNAQSSTVNQAVETKGLEAELRWAVDEHLLITGAYTRTKVYNLTFYEAGSTFSFLGMEDLVNVTDQTLHLGGQPGGLIPITSKSDSRRAGIPTNLYALTATYAFDNGLAFAGSMVAVDSVYSGQSQAVRLPAYTLFDASASYSTGPWDLRVVVKNVTNEKYFRANFTELFGSTIALPERPRSVQATLSYNF; this is encoded by the coding sequence ATGCGGATTTCACGTTATTTTACAGGCAGGTCGCGCAGATCTGCAGCGCGCGGTCATGCGCTTGTTGCAGGCCTTCTGGGCTGCACCGCGCTGAGCACGCCCGCGCTCGCGCAGGAACCGGCGGAGCGCGATCCGGCCTCCGAGATCGTCGTCACCGGCTCGCTGGACGCATTGCCTGTCGCCGACGTCGGCTCGGTCTTCGGCTTCGACAAGACCATCGTCGAAACGCCGCGTTCCGCCTCTACCGTCAGCGCCGAGCAGATGGAACGCTTCGGCATCACCGAGATCTATGACCTCGTCGCGCAGTCGCCGGGCACCTTCACCAACTCGTTCTTCGGCGTGGGCGGTGCGCTCGACATTCGCGGTACGCCCGGAGAAGTCTACTTCCGCGGCGTGCGTCGCCTCGACAACCCGGGCAACTATCCCACCCCGATTGCAGCTGCGGACCGGGTCGACATCGTGCGCGGCCCCGCCTCGCCGATCTACGGCCCCTCCAAGACCGGCGGCTACATCAACTTCGTGCCGCGTTCCGCGCGCGCGCAGGGCGGCGCCTTCATGGCCAGCCCGGAAGGCAAGATCGGCCTTACGCTGGGCAGCTGGAACAAGACCGACCTCACCGCCCAGATCCGCGGCCCGGGCCACATCGGCACGCAGGAATTCGGGTACAGCCTCTACGCCGAGGTCGAGGATTCGGGCAGCTACTGGGACAACATGTCCACCAACCAGACGATCCTGCAGGCTGCCTTCGACACCGACCTGACACCCGATCTGCGGCTGGAATTCGGTGGCATGTACCACCGCTTCCGCGGCCAGCAGAACGGCGGCTGGAACCGCCTGACGCAGGACCTGGTCGATGATGGCACCTACATCACCGGCAACGCCATCTCGCTCGACACCGATGGCGACGGGCAGATGTCGGTGGAAGAGATCAACGCGGCGGTGCCCGGCGGGCTTTCGATCTTCGGCGGCTTTGCCTGCGGGGGCGGCGTGTTCGCGGATTCGATCACCGATGCGTGCTACACCTCCAGCCCCAACAACCTGCTCAATCTGCAGAACACCGGCACAACCACGCTCAGCCGCCGCAAGACGCTGACCGGCAAGGACGACCGGCTCGACAACAACGCGACCACGCTCTACGCCGACCTCATCTGGACGGGTCCCGGCGACATCGAGATCAAGAACCAGGCCTTCTACGACAGCTACGAGAACATCAACGAGAACGCTTACGGCTTCTCGCAGCTGCACGATTCCTGGGTCTTCGAGGACAAGATCGTCGTCTCCAAGACCTTCGAATCGAGCGCGGGCACCTTCGCCTTCCAGTTCTCTCCCTCGATCCGCTACACCAGCTTCGAGCATGGGGAAGACTTCAACTACGAGTACTTCCACCGCGTCGACCTGACGCAGGGCTACGACCCGGCCAGCGATCGCCTGCTCTCGACCGAGTGCGACTGCAACTACACCTCCTACGTCGATGGCCACTATACCGACGTCGCCTTTGCCGCGCTGACCGACCTCGACTTTGCCTTCGGCCTCGATGTCACACTGGGCGCGCGCTACGACCACGTGAAGGCCAAGTCGACCTCGGACATCGGCCGCATGGAGGCCGCCCAGGTCGCCTCCGACCGCGCCGATGGCATCCCGGACAGCGCTTCGGGCAGCAAGGGCGCCTGGTCGTGGTCGGCGAGCGCCAACTACAAGCTCCCGCTCGGCCTCGTCCCCTACGCCACGATCGCGCGCCAGTCGGTCGTGATCGCGGGACAGGGCGCGGAAATCGCGGTCTCGAACATCGCGGGTGATACCTTCATCACCGCTTCCAAGCTCTATGAAGGCGGTATCAAGGGATCGTGGCTCGACGACACGCTCTACGCCGCGATCTCGGTCTACAAGCAGGAGCGTACCGACTACAACGCGCAGTCGAGCACGGTGAACCAGGCCGTCGAGACCAAGGGCCTGGAGGCCGAACTGCGCTGGGCGGTGGACGAGCACCTGCTCATCACCGGCGCCTATACCCGCACCAAGGTCTATAACCTCACCTTCTACGAGGCGGGCAGCACCTTCAGCTTCCTGGGCATGGAGGACCTCGTCAACGTCACCGACCAGACCCTGCACCTGGGCGGCCAGCCCGGCGGCCTGATCCCCATCACGTCCAAGAGCGATTCGCGGCGCGCGGGCATTCCCACCAACCTCTATGCGCTGACGGCGACCTACGCCTTCGACAATGGCCTGGCCTTTGCGGGCAGCATGGTGGCGGTGGATTCGGTCTATTCGGGCCAGTCGCAGGCGGTGCGCCTGCCCGCCTACACGCTGTTTGATGCCAGCGCGTCGTACAGCACGGGCCCTTGGGATCTTCGCGTCGTGGTCAAGAACGTGACCAACGAGAAGTACTTCCGCGCCAACTTCACCGAACTGTTCGGCTCGACCATCGCACTGCCCGAACGTCCGCGCAGCGTCCAGGCCACGCTGTCCTACAACTTCTGA
- the pobA gene encoding 4-hydroxybenzoate 3-monooxygenase, giving the protein MRTQVAIIGAGPSGLLLGHLLRQAGIDCVVLERQNGPYVLSRIRAGVLEQVTVQLMERLGLDARMKAEGLPHDGFNLADGERLIRIDIKALTGKEVMVYGQTELTRDLMEATGERGLEVVYEASDVALFDIESDAPYVTYTKDGVEHRVDARFIVGCDGFHGPSRKAIPESVGRSFERVYPFGWLGILADVPPCNHELIYANHERGFALASMRSETRSRYYVDVPLTEKIEDWSDERVWDELAVRLGPEAAANITRGPSLEKSIAPLRSFVFEPMRHGSLMLCGDSAHIVPPTGAKGLNLAASDVHYAAEALLAFFKSNDADAIAGYSEKALARVWKSERFSWTATKLMHRFPEDGPFERRMQQAELDYIASSEAAQRSIAENYVGLPV; this is encoded by the coding sequence ATGCGTACACAAGTCGCCATCATCGGTGCAGGACCTTCGGGTCTCCTCCTCGGGCATCTCCTGCGCCAGGCGGGGATCGACTGCGTCGTCCTCGAACGCCAGAACGGGCCATATGTCCTCTCGCGCATCCGTGCGGGCGTGCTGGAGCAGGTGACCGTTCAGCTTATGGAGCGTCTCGGTCTCGATGCGCGGATGAAGGCCGAAGGCCTGCCGCACGATGGCTTCAACCTTGCCGATGGTGAACGCCTCATCCGCATCGATATCAAGGCGCTGACCGGCAAGGAAGTCATGGTCTACGGCCAGACCGAACTGACCCGCGACCTCATGGAAGCTACGGGTGAGCGCGGGCTGGAAGTGGTCTACGAAGCGTCCGATGTCGCGCTCTTCGATATCGAGAGCGATGCCCCTTACGTCACCTACACCAAGGACGGCGTGGAGCACCGCGTCGATGCCCGCTTCATCGTGGGCTGCGACGGCTTCCATGGCCCGTCGCGCAAGGCCATCCCGGAATCGGTCGGCCGTAGCTTCGAGCGCGTCTATCCCTTCGGCTGGCTGGGCATCCTTGCCGACGTGCCGCCGTGCAACCACGAGCTTATCTACGCCAACCACGAACGCGGCTTCGCGCTGGCCTCGATGCGCAGCGAGACGCGCAGCCGCTACTACGTCGACGTGCCGCTGACCGAGAAGATCGAGGACTGGTCGGACGAGAGGGTCTGGGACGAACTGGCCGTGCGCCTCGGCCCCGAGGCCGCCGCCAACATCACCCGTGGCCCCTCACTCGAAAAGTCGATCGCCCCTTTGCGCTCCTTCGTCTTCGAGCCGATGCGCCATGGCAGCCTGATGCTCTGCGGCGATTCCGCGCACATCGTGCCGCCGACCGGCGCCAAGGGCCTGAACCTGGCCGCCAGCGACGTGCACTACGCCGCCGAGGCGCTGCTCGCCTTCTTCAAGAGCAACGATGCCGACGCCATTGCGGGCTACTCGGAGAAGGCGCTTGCCCGCGTGTGGAAGTCGGAACGCTTCAGCTGGACGGCGACCAAGCTCATGCACCGCTTCCCCGAAGACGGCCCGTTCGAGCGCCGCATGCAGCAGGCCGAACTGGACTACATCGCCAGCAGCGAAGCGGCGCAGCGTTCCATTGCCGAGAACTATGTCGGCTTGCCTGTCTGA
- a CDS encoding anaerobic sulfatase maturase, with amino-acid sequence MARVEATTSAGTGAARTAQFHLLAKPSGPACNLDCDYCFYLEKEALYERPAKRRMAPDVLDAYVRNVLASTPPEATPLFAWQGGEPTLQGLPFFREAVRLQKLYAAGRPVTNTLQTNGVLIDEDWARFLAEERFLVGLSLDGPAEVHDRYRRYRSGAPSHHLVMAALERLQRHGVDYNVLTCVDRHSTRQPQAIYDFLKAAGVEFIQFTPVVERVAGRDYAAQGFDLEGPGALPAQGKSPQVAPFAVLPEAWGDFLVGVFNRWRKADIGRVFVMNIEWALASYMGQPGAVCLHQKQCGHALASEYNGDVYSCDHYVYPDYRLGNLAKDSIADMVLSPRQQAFGEAKWRDLPGKCHSCAQLTLCWGGCPKHRFTRTRDGEAGLNYLCRGYERYFRHITPWLNVIAQRVMAGQSLDPVMAMSPAQVRAQA; translated from the coding sequence ATGGCGAGGGTCGAGGCAACCACGAGCGCGGGCACCGGCGCGGCACGGACTGCGCAATTCCACCTTCTGGCCAAGCCGAGCGGCCCGGCCTGCAATCTCGACTGCGACTACTGCTTCTATCTGGAGAAGGAAGCGCTTTACGAGCGGCCCGCCAAGCGCCGCATGGCGCCCGACGTGCTCGACGCCTACGTACGCAACGTGCTCGCATCGACACCGCCCGAGGCCACGCCGCTCTTCGCCTGGCAGGGGGGAGAGCCCACCTTGCAGGGCCTGCCCTTCTTCCGCGAGGCGGTCCGCCTGCAGAAGCTCTACGCCGCCGGTCGACCCGTCACCAACACGCTCCAGACCAACGGCGTCCTGATCGACGAGGACTGGGCGCGCTTCCTGGCCGAGGAGCGTTTCCTCGTTGGCCTCAGCCTCGACGGGCCGGCCGAGGTCCACGACCGCTACCGTCGTTACCGTTCGGGTGCGCCTTCGCACCATCTGGTGATGGCTGCGCTGGAACGGCTGCAGCGCCACGGTGTCGACTACAACGTGCTGACCTGTGTGGACCGCCATTCCACGCGCCAGCCCCAGGCGATCTACGATTTCCTGAAGGCCGCAGGTGTCGAGTTCATCCAGTTCACCCCTGTGGTCGAGCGGGTGGCCGGGCGGGATTACGCGGCGCAGGGCTTCGACCTTGAAGGTCCCGGTGCGTTGCCCGCGCAGGGCAAGTCCCCGCAGGTCGCGCCCTTCGCGGTTCTGCCCGAGGCCTGGGGTGACTTTCTCGTCGGCGTGTTCAACCGCTGGCGCAAGGCCGATATCGGGCGCGTCTTCGTCATGAACATCGAGTGGGCGCTGGCCTCGTACATGGGGCAGCCGGGCGCGGTGTGCCTGCACCAGAAGCAATGCGGGCACGCCCTGGCGAGCGAATACAACGGCGATGTCTATTCCTGCGACCACTACGTCTATCCCGACTATCGCCTGGGCAACCTTGCCAAGGACAGCATTGCCGACATGGTCCTTTCCCCGCGCCAGCAGGCGTTCGGGGAGGCCAAGTGGCGCGATCTACCGGGCAAGTGCCATTCCTGCGCGCAGCTGACCCTGTGCTGGGGAGGTTGCCCCAAGCATCGCTTCACCCGCACGCGCGACGGGGAGGCGGGGCTCAATTACCTGTGCCGGGGGTACGAGCGCTATTTCCGCCACATCACCCCCTGGCTGAACGTGATCGCCCAGCGGGTTATGGCAGGCCAGTCGCTCGATCCGGTTATGGCCATGAGCCCGGCACAGGTACGCGCGCAGGCATAG
- a CDS encoding NCS2 family permease produces MSDTETLAGQGSAWDARLERRFELRARGTTPRTEVLAGFTTFLTMAYIVLVNPAILGTAGMPVAAVAAATCFAAAFASILMGFTSNTPLALAPGMGLNAYFSFTVVQQMGVPWQVALGCVFISGVAFLLLTLTGIRQLIVHSIPQYLFAAVAGGIGLFIGFIGLRDSGIVVANPATFVALGDLRQPAPALALFGLILIGGLSAWNVRGAMLIGIVATTVLGWLFGLVSFTPEPYSLEAMTGTLFQLDLGGVFGSEGQHGLGLLEVLFVFLFVDLFDNIGTLVAVTKRAGLIGSDGKIPRLNRILVTDAVATMVGSMAGTSTVTSYVESASGVQVGGRTGLTAIVTGLLFFAMMFVAPYAQLIPLAATAPALIIVGGMMCLPLTEVEWEDPLCAIPAFLTVAMIPFTFSIANGLAFGITAHAVLKIVRGTFGKSDLFLLVLASLFVARFIWMGAA; encoded by the coding sequence ATGAGTGACACAGAGACGCTGGCCGGGCAGGGCAGCGCCTGGGACGCGCGGCTGGAACGCCGCTTCGAACTGCGCGCGCGCGGCACCACGCCGCGCACCGAGGTGCTGGCCGGGTTCACCACCTTCCTGACGATGGCCTACATCGTCCTCGTCAATCCCGCGATCCTGGGAACGGCGGGCATGCCTGTCGCGGCGGTCGCGGCGGCGACATGTTTTGCCGCAGCCTTTGCCTCGATCCTGATGGGCTTTACCTCCAATACTCCGCTTGCGCTGGCGCCGGGCATGGGGCTCAACGCCTACTTCAGCTTTACCGTGGTGCAGCAGATGGGCGTGCCCTGGCAGGTGGCGCTGGGCTGCGTGTTCATTTCGGGCGTGGCCTTCCTGCTCCTGACGCTGACCGGCATCCGCCAGCTGATCGTCCACTCGATCCCGCAGTACCTCTTTGCCGCAGTCGCGGGCGGTATCGGCCTGTTCATCGGCTTCATCGGTCTTCGCGATTCCGGCATTGTCGTCGCCAACCCGGCGACGTTCGTTGCGCTGGGCGACCTGCGCCAGCCTGCCCCCGCGCTTGCGCTCTTCGGGCTGATCCTGATCGGCGGGCTCAGCGCCTGGAACGTGCGCGGAGCCATGCTGATCGGGATTGTCGCGACGACGGTTCTGGGCTGGCTGTTCGGCCTCGTCAGCTTCACGCCCGAACCCTATTCGCTCGAGGCGATGACCGGCACGCTGTTCCAGCTGGACCTGGGCGGTGTGTTCGGCTCCGAAGGCCAGCATGGCCTCGGCCTTCTCGAAGTGCTCTTCGTCTTTCTCTTCGTCGACCTGTTCGACAACATCGGCACGCTTGTCGCCGTGACCAAGCGCGCGGGGCTGATCGGTTCGGACGGAAAGATCCCGCGTCTCAACCGCATCCTGGTCACCGATGCGGTGGCGACCATGGTCGGCTCGATGGCGGGCACGAGCACGGTGACAAGCTACGTCGAGAGCGCCTCGGGCGTGCAGGTGGGCGGACGCACGGGGCTTACCGCCATTGTCACCGGCCTCCTGTTCTTCGCGATGATGTTCGTGGCGCCTTACGCGCAGCTCATTCCGCTTGCCGCGACCGCACCTGCGCTGATCATCGTGGGCGGCATGATGTGCCTGCCGCTGACCGAGGTGGAGTGGGAGGATCCGCTCTGCGCGATCCCCGCCTTCCTGACTGTCGCGATGATCCCCTTCACCTTCTCGATCGCCAATGGCCTTGCCTTCGGGATTACCGCCCACGCGGTGCTCAAGATCGTGCGCGGAACCTTCGGCAAGAGCGACCTTTTCCTGCTGGTCCTTGCCTCTCTCTTCGTTGCCCGCTTCATCTGGATGGGAGCTGCCTGA
- a CDS encoding AtzG-like protein, with protein sequence MTTSTPPRSGGAAVPRSHAAIDAAAAAVGLPIPQACRPGVEANLELLESHVRRMRAEDGE encoded by the coding sequence ATGACCACGTCCACACCGCCCCGGTCCGGCGGCGCTGCCGTCCCGCGCTCGCACGCGGCCATCGATGCCGCCGCCGCCGCTGTCGGACTGCCGATCCCGCAGGCATGCCGTCCCGGCGTCGAAGCCAACCTGGAGCTGCTCGAAAGCCATGTGCGCCGCATGCGCGCAGAGGACGGGGAATGA
- a CDS encoding purine nucleoside permease, whose amino-acid sequence MRLSPLRSRRPFRLRFLAAPLLASCSLAPAAQAQDAAARAARTLATCKPAAPCDSPLPVKVVVVSLFEIGEDEGDTAGEFQLWKERRGLTTRIPFPQGFHDLYYNPDTQVLGVVTGIGTARSTAATMALGLDDRLDLTQAYWLVAGIAGIDPQDASIGSVALARYVVDGDLAHEIDAREIPVDWDFGYFARGTQGPHDAQTPLDPSGGEVFQINPSLEQWAFALTRDIALPDTPEIARERASFTGFPKALEPPRVLEGEQLSAMTFWHGARMTDWANHWVRQWTGGKGEFVTSAMEDTGILQAMTYLDAAGRADRDRVLVLRAGSNFTMPPPGTDAASYLLRENEGYAGLEAAVENLYTVGSVLVDELLGNWERYSQTTP is encoded by the coding sequence ATGCGCCTTTCCCCGCTCCGTTCGCGGCGCCCATTCCGGCTGCGTTTCCTCGCCGCACCCCTTCTGGCAAGCTGCTCGCTTGCTCCGGCAGCCCAGGCGCAGGACGCCGCCGCCCGTGCAGCCCGCACGCTCGCCACCTGCAAGCCCGCCGCCCCGTGCGACAGCCCGCTGCCCGTCAAGGTCGTCGTCGTCTCGCTCTTCGAGATCGGCGAGGACGAGGGCGACACCGCGGGCGAATTCCAGCTCTGGAAAGAACGGCGCGGCCTCACCACCCGAATTCCCTTTCCGCAAGGCTTCCACGACCTTTACTACAACCCCGACACGCAGGTTCTGGGCGTGGTGACCGGGATCGGCACCGCACGCTCGACGGCCGCCACGATGGCGCTCGGCCTCGATGATCGCCTTGACCTCACCCAGGCCTACTGGCTGGTCGCGGGGATTGCCGGCATCGATCCGCAGGACGCTTCGATCGGTTCGGTCGCGCTCGCGCGCTATGTCGTCGATGGCGACCTCGCCCACGAAATCGACGCGCGCGAGATCCCGGTGGACTGGGACTTCGGCTACTTCGCACGCGGCACGCAAGGCCCCCACGACGCGCAGACACCGCTCGATCCCTCGGGCGGTGAGGTGTTCCAGATCAATCCCTCGCTCGAACAATGGGCCTTTGCGCTCACCCGGGACATTGCCCTGCCCGACACGCCCGAGATCGCACGCGAACGCGCCAGCTTTACCGGCTTTCCCAAGGCGCTGGAGCCCCCGCGCGTGCTCGAAGGCGAGCAGCTCTCAGCGATGACCTTCTGGCACGGCGCGCGCATGACCGACTGGGCCAACCACTGGGTACGGCAATGGACCGGCGGCAAGGGCGAATTCGTGACCTCCGCGATGGAGGACACCGGCATCCTCCAGGCCATGACCTACCTCGATGCGGCCGGCCGCGCGGACCGCGACCGGGTGCTGGTGCTGCGCGCGGGCTCCAACTTCACGATGCCGCCGCCCGGCACCGATGCCGCGAGCTACCTCCTTCGCGAGAACGAGGGCTACGCCGGGCTCGAGGCGGCGGTGGAGAACCTCTACACGGTGGGTTCGGTACTGGTCGATGAACTGCTGGGGAACTGGGAGCGGTATTCCCAGACAACACCCTGA
- a CDS encoding AtzE family amidohydrolase, whose protein sequence is MISWHRTTACDIARAVRGREVTARAVLEGCLADIEARAAPLVAVTQLLAERARAEADAVDARIAVGEDPGPLAGVPYGVKDLFDVAGRPTTAGSRVYADAPPAPCDAKAVARLKAAGAVLVATLNMDEFAYGFATINAAYGTTRNPHDLARLAGGSSGGSAAVVAAGLLPLALGSDTNGSVRVPASLTGLYGLKPTHTALPLDGVFPFAESFDDVGPFTRSVEDMERVWAVLRGEPNVPLTAADLRVARLGGRFRVNADPDQLAAMDAIAGEGPLLEIPEIGRARSAAFLITAHEGGMLHRAMLAERAMDYDPQVRDRLIAGALLPETIVDEARAFRADYIARVTAMLADTDVVLAPATPCTAPRIEDPRIAIDGGMRPARADLGIHTQAITFLGFPSLAVPLKRPGALPLGLQLIGKPGEEDKLFALARQLEMRGFTGVSAPACMAETREEGTTQ, encoded by the coding sequence ATGATCTCCTGGCACCGCACGACGGCCTGCGACATCGCTCGGGCGGTACGGGGGCGCGAGGTCACGGCCCGCGCGGTCCTTGAAGGCTGTCTTGCCGATATCGAGGCACGGGCCGCGCCGCTGGTCGCGGTGACGCAGCTTCTGGCCGAGCGCGCGCGCGCTGAAGCGGACGCCGTCGATGCCCGGATCGCGGTGGGCGAGGATCCGGGGCCGCTGGCGGGTGTGCCCTACGGGGTAAAGGACCTTTTCGACGTCGCCGGACGGCCCACTACGGCAGGCTCGCGCGTCTATGCCGATGCGCCGCCTGCGCCGTGCGATGCCAAGGCCGTGGCGCGGCTGAAGGCGGCAGGCGCGGTGCTGGTCGCCACGCTCAACATGGATGAGTTCGCCTATGGTTTTGCGACCATCAACGCGGCCTATGGCACCACGCGCAACCCGCACGACCTGGCGCGTCTTGCGGGCGGGTCATCGGGCGGCTCGGCGGCCGTCGTGGCGGCCGGGCTCCTGCCGCTGGCGCTGGGATCGGACACCAACGGCTCGGTGCGCGTGCCCGCCAGCCTCACCGGGCTCTATGGCCTGAAGCCCACGCATACCGCGCTGCCGCTGGACGGGGTCTTTCCGTTTGCCGAAAGCTTCGATGATGTCGGGCCTTTCACGAGGTCGGTGGAAGACATGGAGCGGGTCTGGGCGGTGCTGCGTGGGGAGCCGAACGTCCCGCTCACGGCTGCGGACCTGCGCGTTGCGCGGCTGGGCGGGCGCTTCCGGGTGAACGCCGATCCCGACCAGCTCGCCGCGATGGACGCCATTGCGGGCGAGGGGCCCTTGCTGGAGATCCCCGAGATTGGCCGGGCGCGCTCGGCGGCGTTTCTGATCACCGCGCACGAGGGCGGCATGCTCCACCGCGCCATGTTGGCGGAGCGGGCCATGGACTACGATCCGCAAGTGCGCGACCGCCTGATCGCAGGCGCCCTCCTGCCCGAGACCATCGTGGACGAGGCGCGCGCGTTCCGGGCGGACTATATCGCCAGGGTCACGGCGATGCTGGCGGACACCGATGTGGTCCTGGCACCGGCCACGCCCTGTACCGCCCCGCGCATCGAGGATCCTCGTATCGCGATCGATGGCGGGATGCGGCCCGCGCGCGCGGACCTTGGTATTCACACCCAGGCGATCACGTTCCTGGGCTTTCCCTCGCTGGCCGTGCCTCTGAAGCGACCAGGCGCCTTGCCGCTCGGCCTGCAGCTGATCGGCAAGCCGGGTGAGGAGGACAAATTGTTCGCGCTGGCACGCCAGCTGGAAATGCGCGGGTTCACGGGGGTGAGCGCGCCGGCCTGCATGGCCGAGACACGCGAAGAGGGGACTACGCAATGA
- a CDS encoding helix-turn-helix domain-containing protein — MAPGTIPTFLLYGEDLGEIPAQFAHIETIAARSSLLDWEIGAHRHLHSVQILLVSKGQVTFRCDGRVETLQGPCFMAVPIGSVHGFQFQPDTRGYVLSLSAAFVARGVDAHDPLLHMLTHGASGEVAPGAVARVDWLCREMLAIQADWRLPSALFLTLAEALVRSLEAPQNEAPPAQSDEARLSAFRQLIELHLTEHRGVEWYAAQMRVSGKTLTRICQRAAGCTPTEMLHARLLLEAQRLLCFTNASVVQVANDLGFSDPSYFSRFYQRLSGRRPQQDKSSATGRS; from the coding sequence ATGGCACCCGGCACGATTCCCACCTTCCTCCTCTATGGTGAGGACCTTGGCGAAATTCCCGCCCAATTCGCGCATATTGAGACCATTGCTGCGCGAAGTTCGTTGCTCGACTGGGAAATTGGCGCACACCGGCACCTTCACAGCGTGCAGATTCTCTTGGTATCCAAAGGACAGGTCACCTTCCGCTGCGACGGCCGGGTGGAGACGCTGCAAGGCCCCTGTTTCATGGCGGTCCCGATCGGCAGCGTACACGGTTTCCAGTTCCAGCCCGACACCCGCGGTTACGTGCTTTCCCTCTCCGCGGCCTTCGTGGCGCGCGGCGTGGACGCGCATGACCCGCTGCTCCACATGCTCACCCATGGGGCGAGCGGCGAGGTCGCGCCCGGCGCTGTCGCGCGGGTCGACTGGCTGTGCCGCGAAATGCTGGCGATCCAGGCCGACTGGCGGCTCCCTTCCGCGCTGTTCCTGACGCTCGCAGAGGCGCTCGTGCGCAGCCTGGAGGCCCCTCAGAACGAAGCCCCGCCCGCCCAGTCGGACGAAGCGCGCCTCTCCGCCTTTCGCCAGCTGATCGAGCTGCACCTCACCGAACACCGCGGGGTCGAATGGTACGCGGCGCAGATGCGCGTCAGTGGCAAGACGCTCACCCGCATCTGCCAGCGTGCGGCAGGCTGCACGCCGACCGAAATGCTGCACGCGCGCCTGCTATTGGAGGCGCAGCGATTGCTCTGCTTCACCAACGCCAGCGTGGTCCAGGTCGCCAATGACCTGGGCTTTTCCGATCCCTCGTACTTCTCGCGCTTCTACCAGCGGCTGAGTGGCCGCCGGCCGCAGCAGGACAAGTCGAGCGCCACCGGGCGCAGCTGA